A portion of the Mustela erminea isolate mMusErm1 chromosome 19, mMusErm1.Pri, whole genome shotgun sequence genome contains these proteins:
- the ZNF304 gene encoding zinc finger protein 304 isoform X2, which yields MDGAQGCVTFEDVFVYFSREEWELLEEAQRLLYRDVMLENFTLVASLGCWRETDNEETLSEQSISVGVSQLGTPESGAFIQKAHPCEVCDPLLKDILHLAEHQGSQPLQRLYARGPCGRGFSISADFHQHHKRYSEEDLFRADAGGASHGKNCAAHMLWKPLTCKEEGMDLLDISGLFHCQTAGSGMIPHNRTEFMATFPHSTSLGPHQGDQDGLVLFSCTDSVKGFLNTFTLRDNQVIRTEVRPCRCQPCGNLSKEKSALINHRKVHSGEISHVCKECGKGFIHSSHLKMHQKFHAGKRHYTCSECGKAFSRKDTLVQHQRVHTGERSYDCSECGKAYSRSSHLVQHQRIHTGERPYKCSECGKAFSRKDTLVQHQRFHTGERPYECSECGKFFSQSSHLIEHWRIHTGARPYECIECGKFFSHNSSLIKHRRVHTGARSYVCSKCGKAFSCKDTLVQHQIIHTGARPYECSECGKAFSRKDTLVQHQKIHTGERPYECGECGKFFSHSSNLIVHQRIHTGAKPYECSECGKCFSHNSSLILHQRVHTGARPYVCSECGKAYISSSHLVQHKKVHTGARPYECSECGKFFSRNSSLILHQRVHTGEKPYVCSECGKAYSRSSHLVRHQKVHTGEKSYECGSFGGPLATSLKLV from the exons ATGGACGGGGCTCAG GGCTGTGTGACCTTCGAGGATGTGTTTGTGTACTTCTCCCGGGAGGAGTGGGAGCTCCTTGAGGAAGCCCAGAGACTCCTGTATCGtgatgtgatgctggagaacttcACACTTGTGGCCTCGCTGG GTTGTTGGCGTGAAACAGATAATGAGGAGACTCTTTCTGAGCAGAGCATTTCTGTGGGAGTGTCGCAGCTCGGGACTCCCGAGTCGGGTGCATTTATCCAGAAAGCCCACCCATGTGAGGTGTGTGACCCACTCTTAAAAGACATCTTGCACTTGGCTGAACACCAGGGATCACAGCCCTTGCAGAGACTGTACGCACGTGGCCCATGTGGGAGAGGATTCTCGATCAGTGCAGACTTTCACCAGCACCACAAGCGATACAGTGAAGAGGATCTCTTCAGAGCGGATGCTGGTGGGGCCTCACACGGGAAGAACTGTGCAGCCCACATGTTATGGAAACCCCTTACTTGCAAGGAGGAAGGGATGGACTTGCTGGACATCTCTGGTCTCTTCCATTGCCAGACCGCTGGCAGTGGGATGATTCCACACAACAGGACCGAGTTCATGGCAACTTTCCCACACAGCACCAGTCTTGGCCCACACCAGGGAGACCAGGATGGACTGGTGCTTTTCAGCTGCACTGACAGTGTGAAGGGCTTCCTGAATACCTTTACTCTCCGTGACAACCAGGTAATTCGTACTGAAGTAAGACCCTGTAGATGCCAACCGTGTGGGAATCTCTCCAAGGAGAAATCAGCACTTATTAATCACAGGAAAGTTCACAGTGGAGAAATATCACATGTGTGTAAAGAGTGTGGGAAGGGTTTCATTCACTCGTCTCACTTAAAAATGCACCAGAAATTTCACGCTGGAAAAAGACATTACACATGCAGTGAGTGCGGGAAAGCCTTCAGTCGGAAAGACACACTTGTTCAGCACCAgagagttcacactggagaaaggtCTTACGACTGCAGTGAGTGTGGAAAGGCCTACAGCAGAAGTTCCCACCTTGTTCAacaccagagaattcacactggCGAAAGGCCTTATAAGTGCAGTGAGTGTGGAAAAGCCTTCAGCCGCAAAGACACACTTGTGCAGCACCAGAGATTTCACACGGGAGAGAGACCTTAcgagtgcagtgaatgtgggaaattctTTAGCCAGAGCTCCCACCTTATTGAGCACTGGCGGATTCACACTGGGGCAAGGCCTTACGAGTGCATTGAATGTGGAAAGTTCTTTAGCCATAACTCGAGCCTCATTAAACATCGGAGGGTGCACACAGGAGCAAGGTCTTACGTGTGCAGCAAATGTGGGAAAGCTTTCAGCTGCAAAGACACTCTTGTTCAGCACCAGATAATTCACACCGGCGCAAGGCCTTATGAGTGCAgcgagtgtgggaaagccttcagccgTAAAGACACTCTTGTGCAACACCAGAAAATCCACActggagaaaggccttatgagtGTGGTGAATGTGGGAAATTTTTTAGCCATAGCTCCAACCTTATTGTacaccagagaattcacactggagCGAAGCCTTATGAGTGCAGTGAATGCGGAAAATGCTTTAGCCACAATTCCAGCCTCATTCTACACCAGAGAGTTCACACTGGCGCAAGGCCTTATgtgtgcagtgaatgtgggaaagcctacATTAGTAGCTCCCACCTTGTTCAGCACAAGAAGGTTCACACTGGAGCAAGACCTTAtgaatgcagtgaatgtgggaaattctTTAGCCGAAACTCTAGCCTCATTCTACATCAGCGGGTTCACACTGGGGAAAAGCCATACGTGTGCAGCGAATGTGGGAAAGCCTACAGTAGAAGTTCCCATCTTGTTCGGCACCAGAaagttcacactggagaaaagtCTTATGAGTGCGGCAGTTTTGGTGGTCCTTTAGCTACATCTCTTAAACTTGTTTAG